In a genomic window of Styela clava chromosome 11, kaStyClav1.hap1.2, whole genome shotgun sequence:
- the LOC120347479 gene encoding organic cation transporter protein-like codes for MLDFDYLLERVGTFGKYQIIVFISLCYFGIPSGLNALASVFLSYTPEYRCLMYPLDNSSLYPNLTNEELFNLTTPLDDKNNPIDACQRYGYDLTECSGPNDFSCVNKSEPLVSCDEYYYNDSPFEKTTVTEFDLVCDRRISHSLSSSAYMIGMFVGSLLFGNIADRFGRKFTIILTCYGMLFSMLGVAFCNMIELFSFTRFLVATFAMGCNVAIFCYIMEMVGTKWRTLVGISYQMAFAIGYMLWSGIAYLYRDWHQMELGAVVMSAPLAIIVLIVPESGRWLFTAGKEKKGKKVVSIMARLNKVKLDENIWSEAEKSAQERENDETDDTSYSTIDLFKHSKLRIVTLKVGFNWAVNSMVYYGISLNAGSLAGDIFLNNIYAGVLEIASYTVCAATMDFVGRRLLLTITLTGAGVALLVSTIVNAFADGDESLILVGVVFAFIGKALVSGSFAVIYNFTGELFPTVVRSNGIGFGSMSARIGSVLSPFIIGLQDYVSWLPNTIFGAVAVIGGLLSLTFRDTTGKPMMETIEEAELFYAGKDISRREKMTEGYDNKAAIVVDEDERKTSTQL; via the exons atgctGGACTTCGACTATTTATTAGAAAGAGTTGGTACATTTGGCAAGTACCAGATAATTGTTTTTATATCACTGTGTTATTTTGGTATACCATCAGGCCTGAATGCACTCGCATCGGTGTTTTTGTCATATACACCAGAGTACAG ATGTCTTATGTACCCGTTAGACAACTCTTCTCTTTACCCAAATTTGACCAATGAAGAATTGTTTAATCTAACAACTCCACTCGACGACAAAAATAATCCAATTGATGCATGTCAAAG GTACGGATACGATTTAACAGAATGTTCTGGACCAAATGATTTTTCCTGTGTGAACAAAAGTGAGCCACTTGTGTCTTGTGACGAGTACTATTATAACGATAGTCCTTTTGAGAAAACTACAGTAACAGAG TTCGATCTTGTCTGCGATAGAAGAATATCACATTCACTGTCAAGTTCGGCATACATGATTGGAATGTTTGTTGGATCACTACTCTTTGGAAATATTGCAGACAG ATTCGGCAGGAAATTCACTATAATTCTCACATGCTATGGCATGCTCTTCTCGATGCTTGGTGTTGCCTTTTGTAACATGATTGAACTGTTCTCATTTACTCGGTTTCTCGTGGCAACATTTGCAATGGGATGCAATGTTGCAATATTCTGCTATA TTATGGAAATGGTCGGAACCAAGTGGCGAACACTCGTTGGAATATCCTATCAAATGGCATTTGCAATTGGCTACATGTTATGGTCTGGGATTGCATATCTTTACCGAGATTGGCATCAAATGGAG CTAGGAGCTGTAGTTATGAGTGCGCCGCTTGCAATCATTGTTTTGATTGTACCAGAGTCTGGTAGATGGCTTTTTACAGCAGGAAAAGAGAAAAAGGGAAAAAAG GTTGTCTCCATAATGGCAAGATTGAACAAAGTCAAATTGGACGAAAATATTTGGAGTGAAGCAGAAAAATCCGCCCAAGAAAGAGAG AATGACGAAACAGATGACACGAGTTACTCGACGATAGATTTGTTTAAACATTCCAAGTTGAGAATAGTAACACTGAAAGTTGGATTTAACTG GGCGGTGAACAGCATGGTGTATTATGGAATTTCCCTGAACGCTGGATCTCTGGCAGGAGACATATTTCTTAATAATATATACG CTGGAGTATTAGAAATTGCAAGCTATACAGTTTGTGCCGCCACCATGGATTTTGTTGGGCGTCGTCTTCTGCTGACAATTACATTAACTGGAGCAGGAGTGGCTTTATTAGTCAGTACAATTGTCAATGCATTTGCAGATGGAGATGAAA GCCTTATATTGGTTGGTGTTGTGTTTGCCTTCATCGGAAAAGCACTTGTGTCAGGATCGTTTGCTGTCATTTATAATTTCACGGGAGAATTGTTTCCCACAGTAGTCAG GAGCAACGGTATAGGATTTGGTTCAATGAGTGCCAGGATTGGGAGCGTTTTGTCACCTTTTATCATCGGTCTTCAAGATTATGTGTCATGGTTACCGAATACCATATTCGGGGCGGTGGCAGTGATTGGCGGTCTCTTGTCTCTGACTTTCCGCGACACTACAGGCAAACCGATGATGGAAACCATCGAAGAAGCAGAATTATTCTACGCAGGAAAGGACATATCAAG GAGAGAGAAAATGACTGAAGGATACGACAATAAAGCAGCTATTGTTGTCGACGAAGACGAACGCAAGACATCAACTCAGCTTTAA